From a single Micromonospora pallida genomic region:
- the eccB gene encoding type VII secretion protein EccB yields MWTQRDQVQAYQFLRRRLVSALQVGDANHPVSPSRRLVIGCALGAAVALLVTAGFGVYGFLRPGANTDWRKPGQVVLDKDTGAAYVMGADGLLHPMLNYASARLLAGGDGTATSRVSNKSLARAPRGVPLGIPGAPPSLPGRDRLLTGPFTVCARSADGRPAGTAPVTTALAGVPPVGGEVDPATALLVAGPDGTEHAVVAGRRHRITDQATAVALGYDAVRPLPVSAAWLNAVVAGPDLRLVTVAGVGSAGPRVGDRSTRVGQVLAATTVGTEPRYYLVYADGLLPIGQTEAALVLGNPANRAAHAEGAAREIPVTPADVAQSRPVAGKAADYPARLAPPAEVPGEGAAVCATVDDDRAVVRLGAGTGVPAGAKPLAAGGGTRADAVFVPAGRAAVVRERSTPQAALGTVFLLTDQGVRYPVPDGDALKALGYGTVRPTPVPPTVLALFPVGPVLDPAAAGRPATQAVTAPVTGAGEPR; encoded by the coding sequence ATGTGGACACAGCGCGACCAAGTGCAGGCGTACCAGTTTCTCCGCCGCCGGCTCGTCTCGGCGTTGCAGGTCGGTGACGCCAATCACCCGGTGTCGCCGAGCCGCCGCCTGGTCATCGGGTGTGCGCTGGGCGCGGCCGTCGCCCTGCTGGTCACCGCCGGCTTCGGCGTGTACGGCTTCCTGCGGCCCGGCGCGAACACCGACTGGCGCAAGCCCGGTCAGGTGGTGCTCGACAAGGACACCGGAGCGGCGTACGTGATGGGCGCCGACGGGTTGCTGCACCCGATGCTCAACTATGCCTCCGCGCGGCTGCTGGCGGGCGGTGACGGCACCGCCACCAGCCGGGTGTCGAACAAGTCGCTGGCGCGGGCACCGCGCGGCGTCCCGCTCGGGATTCCCGGCGCGCCGCCGTCGTTGCCGGGCCGGGATCGGCTTCTGACCGGACCCTTCACCGTCTGTGCGCGGTCGGCCGACGGTCGGCCGGCAGGCACCGCGCCGGTCACCACGGCGCTGGCCGGGGTTCCGCCGGTAGGCGGCGAGGTCGATCCGGCAACCGCGTTGCTGGTCGCCGGTCCGGACGGCACCGAGCACGCGGTGGTGGCCGGGCGTCGGCACCGGATCACCGACCAGGCCACCGCGGTTGCCCTCGGCTACGACGCGGTACGCCCGCTGCCGGTCAGCGCGGCCTGGCTGAACGCGGTGGTCGCCGGCCCCGACCTGCGACTGGTCACTGTGGCCGGGGTGGGCTCTGCCGGGCCTCGGGTCGGTGACCGGAGCACTCGGGTCGGCCAGGTGCTCGCCGCCACGACCGTCGGTACCGAGCCCCGCTACTACCTGGTCTACGCCGACGGGCTGCTGCCGATCGGACAGACCGAGGCGGCGCTGGTGCTCGGCAACCCGGCCAACCGGGCTGCCCACGCGGAGGGCGCGGCGCGCGAGATTCCGGTGACGCCGGCCGACGTGGCGCAGTCACGGCCGGTGGCCGGGAAGGCCGCCGACTATCCGGCCCGACTCGCCCCGCCGGCCGAGGTGCCCGGGGAAGGAGCCGCGGTGTGCGCCACGGTCGACGACGATCGGGCGGTGGTCAGGCTGGGCGCCGGCACCGGGGTGCCGGCCGGGGCGAAGCCGTTGGCAGCCGGTGGTGGCACGCGAGCCGACGCGGTGTTCGTGCCGGCCGGCCGGGCCGCGGTGGTCCGGGAGCGATCCACACCGCAGGCCGCCCTGGGCACCGTCTTCCTCCTCACCGACCAGGGCGTCCGGTATCCGGTACCGGACGGCGACGCGCTGAAGGCGCTCGGATACGGGACGGTTCGGCCCACGCCGGTGCCACCGACCGTGCTGGCCCTGTTCCCGGTCGGCCCGGTGCTGGACCCGGCCGCCGCCGGCCGGCCGGCCACGCAGGCTGTCACCGCCCCGGTCACCGGCGCGGGGGAGCCCCGGTGA
- a CDS encoding type VII secretion protein EccE, which yields MPPTAPATAPPRDSARQRAASPLPVPPAGPRTLRGLGVGRLMLWQTAVLSAVAAGGPSGVVGGTLTGVAAGVVLATGVRWRGRWLSDWVVVRHRFRRRAGRALPALPGLRTRTEADRAGNRIGLAGDGRSWSALLRVESDGDLDDLLRRLLSRYDDPDLPLAGAQLVDWTSPGTGNAERWVAIRFDPEMASRAVRARGGGGIGAVRAAGTAALRLADELRAGGHQVTTLDGGQLRDAGAAVLGIDPRRADDPGTETWHYWSLGMLHQVCFRPRRAPRSLSDVATLLRRHAGTPALVSAVSVRWDRQRGGGTRSTALIRLGVPAGPSREAVAEAVGKATAGLDRDLVPLDGAHAEAAWATLPLAGLPVG from the coding sequence ATGCCGCCAACCGCACCGGCCACCGCACCGCCCCGCGATTCCGCACGGCAGCGGGCTGCGTCGCCGTTGCCCGTGCCGCCGGCGGGACCGCGCACACTGCGCGGGCTCGGCGTCGGCCGGCTGATGCTCTGGCAGACCGCGGTGCTGAGTGCGGTCGCGGCCGGCGGACCGTCCGGTGTGGTCGGCGGCACGCTCACCGGGGTAGCGGCGGGCGTGGTGCTCGCCACCGGGGTGCGCTGGCGTGGCCGGTGGCTGTCCGACTGGGTGGTGGTCCGGCACCGCTTCCGGCGCCGCGCCGGGCGTGCCCTGCCGGCCCTGCCCGGCCTGCGGACCCGGACCGAAGCGGACCGGGCGGGTAACCGGATCGGGCTGGCCGGTGACGGCCGTTCGTGGAGCGCGCTGCTGCGCGTCGAATCCGACGGTGACCTCGACGATCTGCTGCGCCGGCTGCTGTCCCGCTACGACGACCCCGATCTGCCGCTGGCCGGCGCGCAGCTGGTCGACTGGACCTCGCCCGGCACCGGCAACGCGGAGCGCTGGGTCGCCATCCGGTTCGACCCCGAGATGGCCAGCCGGGCGGTGCGGGCCCGCGGCGGCGGCGGGATCGGTGCGGTACGCGCCGCGGGCACCGCCGCGCTGCGGCTCGCCGACGAGCTGCGCGCCGGCGGGCATCAGGTCACCACGCTCGACGGCGGTCAGCTGCGCGACGCGGGGGCCGCCGTACTCGGTATCGATCCACGGCGTGCGGACGATCCGGGCACCGAGACCTGGCACTATTGGTCGCTGGGCATGCTGCACCAGGTCTGCTTCCGGCCACGCCGAGCCCCCCGGAGCCTGAGCGACGTGGCCACGCTGCTTCGCCGGCACGCCGGCACACCGGCGCTGGTCAGTGCCGTGTCGGTACGGTGGGACCGGCAACGCGGCGGCGGTACCCGCAGCACGGCGCTGATCCGGCTCGGGGTTCCCGCCGGGCCGTCCCGGGAGGCGGTCGCCGAGGCGGTCGGAAAGGCCACCGCCGGGTTGGACCGGGACCTGGTCCCACTGGACGGGGCACATGCCGAGGCGGCCTGGGCCACGCTGCCGCTGGCTGGCCTGCCAGTGGGTTAG
- the eccD gene encoding type VII secretion integral membrane protein EccD, producing the protein MTTAVAPRRVTVVAPHARLDVSLPIQSTVAELLPQLVRLLATDADRADRAGGIGWELRRFGGPPLDGAVTVSGAGVRDGEVLYLGTVDRRATPMIFDDVVDAIASAAADRPGVWRPAASRKVGGAVAALAFTAVAVAVGLSGLAALTVALLSGTLALALLLAGGALARAFGDQGLGAAVAAGGVPAAMIGGMAAIGGPDAAMELTPSRLALAGTTVTLYTALAAVVVAEQRFVAAAVAAAVGSLGALANLLTASSPASVAAVTCCLVVVAGPALPMLALRLGRLPLPGVPTDIEAFRGDERPTLGPEVVADTEAAERILTGLLSGLAVIVAGCAGILLWSGGRWAWALAGLAGVGLLLRARAYAGVGQRAALLLAGTASVLGMTARVSLAGGPGTRLLLAGLLLVTGVVCGTYAVRAAAKTPSPYWGRLLDVVEFLALVSLVPVAGAVLDIYGAARAWGG; encoded by the coding sequence GTGACCACTGCGGTCGCCCCTCGACGGGTCACCGTGGTAGCCCCCCACGCCCGTCTCGACGTGTCGTTGCCGATCCAGAGCACGGTGGCGGAGCTGCTTCCGCAACTGGTCCGGCTGCTGGCCACCGACGCCGACCGGGCCGACCGGGCCGGCGGCATCGGCTGGGAACTGCGTCGCTTCGGTGGGCCGCCGTTGGACGGCGCGGTCACCGTCAGCGGCGCCGGGGTGCGCGACGGCGAGGTGCTCTACCTGGGCACCGTCGACCGCCGGGCCACCCCGATGATCTTCGACGACGTGGTGGACGCCATCGCGAGCGCCGCCGCGGACCGGCCCGGAGTGTGGCGGCCGGCGGCGTCCCGGAAGGTCGGCGGTGCGGTCGCCGCGCTGGCCTTCACCGCAGTGGCGGTCGCGGTCGGCCTGAGCGGGCTGGCCGCGTTGACCGTCGCGCTGCTCTCCGGCACCCTGGCCCTGGCGCTGCTGCTCGCCGGCGGAGCGTTGGCACGGGCGTTCGGCGACCAGGGTCTGGGCGCGGCGGTGGCCGCCGGCGGCGTACCGGCCGCGATGATCGGTGGAATGGCGGCGATCGGTGGTCCGGACGCGGCGATGGAGCTGACCCCGAGTCGACTGGCTCTGGCCGGCACGACGGTCACCCTCTACACGGCGCTGGCCGCCGTGGTGGTGGCGGAGCAGCGGTTCGTCGCCGCCGCGGTGGCTGCCGCGGTCGGTAGCCTCGGCGCACTCGCCAACCTGCTCACCGCCTCCTCGCCCGCCTCGGTCGCGGCGGTCACCTGTTGCCTGGTGGTGGTGGCCGGTCCGGCGCTGCCGATGCTCGCTCTTCGGCTCGGCCGGCTGCCGCTGCCCGGCGTACCAACCGACATAGAGGCGTTCCGCGGGGACGAGCGGCCCACGCTCGGGCCGGAGGTGGTCGCGGACACCGAGGCCGCTGAGCGAATCCTGACCGGTCTGCTCTCCGGCCTGGCAGTCATCGTGGCCGGCTGCGCCGGGATCCTGCTGTGGAGCGGTGGTCGCTGGGCGTGGGCCCTGGCTGGTCTGGCCGGCGTGGGGCTGTTGCTCCGCGCCCGCGCCTACGCCGGCGTCGGCCAGCGGGCCGCCCTGTTGCTGGCCGGTACCGCGTCGGTGCTCGGCATGACGGCTCGGGTGAGCCTGGCCGGCGGACCCGGAACGCGGCTGCTCCTCGCCGGGCTGCTCCTGGTGACCGGAGTGGTCTGCGGGACGTACGCGGTCCGGGCCGCCGCCAAGACACCATCTCCGTACTGGGGCCGGCTGCTCGACGTGGTCGAGTTTCTGGCGCTGGTCAGTCTGGTGCCGGTGGCGGGCGCGGTGCTCGACATCTACGGCGCGGCACGCGCATGGGGCGGCTAA
- a CDS encoding YbaB/EbfC family nucleoid-associated protein, giving the protein MEPAIEDLLAQVHEQQQRIEEIQRSVATMELTGYAGNGDVTVKLKGDGRFTEVTIDPQVLRRYDADTLGQLVLEAVNDGLAKLAAANEARYAPLLGEAQQ; this is encoded by the coding sequence ATGGAACCGGCGATCGAGGATCTGCTCGCCCAGGTGCATGAACAGCAACAGCGGATCGAGGAGATCCAGCGCTCGGTGGCGACGATGGAGCTGACCGGGTACGCCGGCAACGGTGACGTCACCGTGAAGCTCAAGGGCGACGGCCGGTTCACCGAGGTGACCATCGACCCGCAGGTGCTGCGTCGCTACGACGCGGACACCCTCGGTCAACTCGTGCTGGAGGCGGTGAACGACGGCCTGGCCAAGCTGGCGGCGGCCAACGAGGCGAGGTACGCCCCGCTCCTCGGCGAGGCGCAGCAGTGA
- a CDS encoding WXG100 family type VII secretion target, whose translation MTGVSPVLVGHTVNLSGALSWLLDRYATVLAEYRRQMTGDPAGLRTVAHSYLTIADQAAGVSGELVRRRSGLAAHWHGSAYDAFGAAAGRVTTGLDGTEARLRRHAAALERAAGGLEAAASTADTVIARFRANAQLLVAAAGAVPSSQVSALLGHARNVGEQALSAMRGVWDRLGAVLAQVATELGGPHSVGAAGPAAAAGADGRLAGETVRAALAGDASPAQFRQSMAQLAVITDRVRTGQPPSAADKAFLTSFYGALGDRVFDLPGYVNATEHRYHTSLFGIFGETAPGFAPADRQAMLRTVGNGILTLSQDPADLPAAIRDLVHTRAATETNIGTNSFGFTHEVPSTPGRAPLTGVLGETVYTNRLDVPRYAQWEALSQMTGAADRDVVAGADYSAAVTRRVGEIAEVTQRLDDVSRHSPNQPGYHVSTDDAVLWDKPRVDATLTTLLDVSTRNHAADAALAGDGETLRRLAGFAWADDGSTAGRVVDWIGAATADPVERDLARGAYVNLAQTMTDPASYPQTLAAMRENPHFAEAIARATVPNMDLYAQPLDGLDTDPAAQRLGSTDARHMLMLGQVTQDGRDEISVAADLYQEYLLRQADAGTIPMEQAGRYAGNVDGLTNAAAANAIWYANVQDAEQATRTAQEAYARQVAIANAVKDVVGFGVGKVPQVGDFAGFAFGQAADVVSGALQAPVPVQPQSLPTDVFHHPQFTGNGTVYTAAGDLASFELRNGGSAPTVPVGALHGAATEEAVRWARADPGRADYMDAYTTAAQYVYLANLATHTRESIQYDVQGRRP comes from the coding sequence GTGACCGGCGTCTCCCCCGTCCTGGTCGGCCACACCGTGAATCTGTCGGGCGCGCTGTCCTGGCTGCTCGACCGGTACGCCACGGTGCTCGCCGAATACCGCCGGCAGATGACCGGCGACCCGGCCGGGCTGCGGACCGTGGCCCACTCCTACCTGACGATCGCCGACCAGGCAGCGGGCGTCTCCGGCGAGTTGGTCCGGCGCCGCAGCGGGCTCGCGGCGCACTGGCACGGCTCGGCGTACGACGCGTTCGGCGCCGCCGCCGGCCGGGTCACCACCGGGCTGGACGGCACCGAGGCGCGGCTGCGCCGGCACGCCGCCGCGCTGGAGCGTGCAGCCGGCGGACTGGAGGCCGCCGCGAGCACCGCCGACACGGTCATCGCCCGGTTCCGGGCCAACGCTCAGCTCCTGGTGGCTGCCGCCGGGGCGGTGCCGAGCAGCCAGGTCTCCGCTCTGCTCGGCCACGCCCGCAACGTCGGTGAGCAGGCGTTGAGCGCGATGCGCGGAGTGTGGGACCGGCTCGGTGCGGTGCTGGCGCAGGTCGCCACCGAGCTCGGCGGGCCGCATTCGGTGGGCGCCGCCGGTCCGGCCGCCGCGGCCGGTGCCGACGGACGTCTCGCGGGAGAGACGGTGCGGGCCGCGCTCGCCGGAGACGCCTCGCCCGCGCAGTTCCGCCAGAGCATGGCGCAACTCGCCGTGATCACCGACCGGGTACGCACCGGCCAACCACCGTCCGCCGCGGACAAGGCATTCCTGACCTCGTTCTACGGCGCGCTCGGCGACCGGGTGTTCGACCTGCCGGGCTACGTCAACGCCACCGAGCACCGCTACCACACCAGTCTGTTCGGCATCTTCGGCGAGACCGCCCCGGGTTTCGCCCCAGCCGACCGGCAGGCGATGTTGCGGACCGTCGGCAACGGCATCCTGACCCTGTCGCAGGACCCGGCCGACCTGCCCGCCGCGATCCGCGATCTCGTGCACACCAGGGCGGCCACCGAGACCAACATCGGCACCAACTCGTTCGGCTTCACCCACGAGGTGCCGTCGACGCCGGGCCGGGCGCCGTTGACCGGGGTGCTCGGCGAGACGGTCTACACCAACCGGCTCGACGTGCCCCGCTACGCCCAGTGGGAGGCGTTGTCCCAGATGACCGGCGCGGCCGACCGGGACGTCGTCGCCGGCGCCGACTACTCCGCCGCGGTGACCCGTCGGGTCGGTGAGATCGCCGAGGTGACCCAGCGACTCGACGACGTCTCCCGGCACAGCCCCAATCAGCCCGGGTACCACGTGTCGACCGACGACGCGGTGCTCTGGGACAAGCCCCGGGTGGATGCGACGTTGACCACGCTGCTCGACGTGTCCACCCGGAACCACGCCGCCGACGCGGCGCTGGCCGGCGACGGCGAGACACTGCGCCGACTGGCCGGCTTCGCGTGGGCGGACGACGGAAGCACCGCGGGCCGGGTCGTCGACTGGATCGGTGCCGCAACGGCCGATCCCGTCGAGCGCGACCTGGCCCGCGGTGCCTACGTCAACCTCGCCCAGACGATGACCGACCCGGCGTCGTACCCGCAGACCCTGGCCGCGATGCGGGAGAACCCGCACTTCGCCGAGGCGATCGCCCGGGCCACCGTGCCGAACATGGACCTGTACGCCCAGCCGCTCGACGGACTGGACACCGATCCGGCGGCGCAGCGCCTGGGCAGCACCGACGCCCGACACATGCTGATGCTCGGTCAGGTCACCCAGGACGGCCGCGACGAGATCAGCGTGGCCGCCGACCTCTACCAGGAGTACCTGCTGCGCCAGGCCGACGCCGGCACGATCCCGATGGAACAGGCGGGCCGGTACGCCGGCAACGTCGATGGCCTGACCAACGCCGCCGCCGCCAACGCGATCTGGTACGCCAACGTGCAGGACGCCGAGCAGGCCACCCGTACGGCGCAGGAGGCGTACGCCCGACAGGTGGCGATCGCCAACGCGGTCAAGGACGTGGTCGGGTTCGGTGTCGGCAAGGTGCCGCAGGTCGGTGATTTCGCCGGCTTCGCCTTCGGGCAGGCGGCCGACGTCGTCAGCGGTGCCCTGCAGGCACCCGTCCCGGTGCAGCCGCAGAGCCTGCCCACCGACGTGTTCCACCACCCGCAGTTCACCGGCAACGGGACCGTCTACACGGCGGCCGGCGACCTCGCCAGTTTCGAGCTGCGCAACGGCGGATCGGCCCCGACCGTACCGGTCGGCGCGCTGCACGGCGCGGCCACGGAGGAGGCCGTACGGTGGGCCCGGGCCGACCCGGGCCGGGCCGACTACATGGACGCCTACACCACCGCCGCGCAGTACGTATACCTCGCAAACCTTGCGACCCATACCCGTGAGTCGATCCAATACGACGTGCAGGGGCGGCGGCCGTAG
- a CDS encoding WXG100 family type VII secretion target, which translates to MFDIPNSGAMDAAAGGRGPGTVALPTIVGGNPQAILAHAAALTGRVARLVTLLADLERARDQLREVWSAGSASDSVVQKLSRSFASFQQIIETVYAGIRELEGAAAQLTTAQGGYRAVVSAVNPTVAALMSNPYTRAAGRALAVSTTGILKAFLTGIGGILSAIGVTNLGQILTGLATIVGQVEQLFSKNNGGGAGSAPALPAGSAGNPVLAPPPMASIATGAGQAALGGGYGMPSFTGAGYPAGGSMSSYVPPALGTDQWVAVQPGQSSLPSGGTPVTTTPTGPVQILPIPPAASDDGPPSSAPSRPSADGDDDEVTITASRGDMTLTVEVPVDTGRAFDIEVTASSGGQTVNADISVGADGSVKVD; encoded by the coding sequence GTGTTTGACATCCCCAATTCGGGCGCGATGGACGCCGCCGCCGGCGGTCGTGGGCCCGGTACCGTCGCGCTGCCCACGATCGTGGGTGGCAACCCGCAGGCGATCCTCGCCCACGCCGCGGCGTTGACCGGGCGGGTGGCCCGGCTGGTCACTCTGTTGGCCGACCTGGAGCGGGCCCGCGACCAGCTGCGTGAGGTGTGGTCCGCCGGCTCGGCGAGCGACTCCGTGGTGCAGAAGCTCAGCAGGTCCTTCGCCAGCTTCCAGCAGATCATCGAGACCGTGTACGCCGGCATTCGGGAACTCGAGGGTGCCGCCGCGCAGTTGACCACCGCGCAGGGGGGCTACCGGGCGGTGGTCAGCGCGGTCAACCCGACGGTGGCCGCGCTGATGTCCAACCCGTACACCCGGGCGGCCGGTCGGGCCCTGGCGGTCAGCACCACCGGGATCCTCAAGGCGTTCCTCACCGGTATCGGTGGCATCCTCTCCGCCATCGGGGTGACCAACCTCGGCCAGATCCTGACCGGTCTGGCCACCATCGTCGGCCAGGTCGAGCAGTTGTTCTCGAAGAACAACGGCGGCGGCGCGGGGTCCGCCCCGGCGCTGCCGGCCGGCAGCGCGGGCAATCCCGTGCTCGCGCCGCCACCGATGGCCAGCATCGCCACCGGCGCGGGCCAGGCGGCCCTGGGCGGCGGCTACGGCATGCCGTCGTTCACCGGCGCGGGCTACCCGGCCGGCGGTTCGATGAGCAGTTACGTCCCGCCGGCGCTCGGCACCGACCAGTGGGTCGCGGTCCAACCCGGTCAGTCCTCGCTTCCCTCCGGTGGCACGCCGGTGACGACCACGCCCACCGGTCCGGTGCAGATCCTGCCGATCCCACCGGCCGCGTCGGATGACGGGCCGCCGTCGTCGGCGCCGTCCAGGCCCTCCGCCGACGGCGACGACGACGAGGTGACGATCACGGCCAGCAGGGGCGACATGACGCTGACCGTCGAGGTGCCGGTGGACACCGGACGCGCGTTCGACATCGAGGTCACCGCCAGCTCCGGTGGGCAGACCGTCAACGCCGACATCAGCGTCGGTGCCGACGGCTCGGTCAAGGTGGACTGA